The following coding sequences are from one Mesorhizobium onobrychidis window:
- a CDS encoding carbohydrate ABC transporter permease, with amino-acid sequence MLNRTADSVARATPEPLARKVRGISDKGLAWLFISPTILLLLAINIFPLFWAIYLSFTNYRANRPNEVVRNVGLANYKRILGDQDIWIAMQTTAHFVFWTILLQTLIGFTLAWLIDRKFRGHAFWTTIILVPMMLSPAVVGNFWRFLYEPQIGLFAYAISFVTGIPATQIGMLSNVSLAPWSIVIVDTWMWTPYVMLICLAGLRSIPEYIYEAAEVDRASNWRQFWSITLPMALPFIMLAVLFRGIENFKMFDMVNLLTGGGPGSTTEVASITLKRQAFESWRTGYSSAFAIILFVAVFGLANIYVKALNKVKQR; translated from the coding sequence ATGCTCAATCGGACTGCGGACAGCGTTGCCCGGGCTACGCCTGAGCCGTTGGCCCGCAAGGTCCGAGGCATCAGCGACAAGGGCCTCGCCTGGCTGTTCATCTCGCCGACGATCCTTTTGCTGCTCGCCATCAACATCTTCCCGCTGTTCTGGGCGATCTATCTTTCCTTCACCAACTACCGCGCCAATCGCCCCAATGAGGTCGTCAGGAACGTCGGCCTTGCCAATTACAAACGCATCCTCGGCGACCAGGACATCTGGATCGCCATGCAGACGACGGCGCATTTCGTGTTCTGGACCATCCTGCTGCAGACGCTGATCGGTTTCACGCTGGCCTGGCTGATCGACCGTAAGTTTCGCGGCCACGCCTTCTGGACGACTATCATTCTCGTGCCGATGATGCTGTCGCCGGCAGTTGTCGGCAATTTCTGGCGCTTCCTCTACGAGCCGCAGATCGGCCTGTTCGCCTATGCCATCTCGTTCGTCACCGGCATTCCGGCAACGCAGATCGGCATGCTCTCCAACGTGTCGCTGGCGCCGTGGTCGATCGTCATCGTCGACACCTGGATGTGGACGCCTTACGTGATGCTGATCTGTCTCGCCGGCCTGCGCTCGATCCCCGAATACATCTACGAGGCAGCCGAGGTCGACCGTGCGTCCAACTGGCGGCAGTTCTGGTCGATCACGCTGCCGATGGCGCTGCCCTTCATCATGCTGGCGGTGCTGTTTCGCGGTATCGAGAACTTCAAGATGTTCGACATGGTCAACCTGCTCACCGGCGGCGGACCCGGCTCGACCACAGAAGTGGCCTCGATCACGCTGAAGCGGCAGGCCTTCGAAAGCTGGCGGACGGGCTATTCCTCAGCCTTCGCCATCATCCTGTTCGTTGCGGTATTTGGGCTGGCCAACATCTACGTCAAGGCGCTCAACAAGGTGAAGCAGAGATGA
- a CDS encoding carbohydrate ABC transporter permease, whose translation MSLTSAHSVVAPSPTSKRVAGTIIVLYALISIVPLLWIFATSFKTPPDSIAYPPKILFQPSLEGYCNLFSTRTRQTPEYINSLGPATGVCDETVRKRNMVIAGPSNFMPRFINSLIIAFGSTFCAVFLGTLSAYGFSRFKVPLADDLLFFILSTRMMPPIAVAIPIYLMYRELGLSDTALGMILLYTAVNVSLAVWLLKGFIDEIPREYEEAAMIDGYTRLQAFWRTVLPQATTGIAATAIFCLIFAWNEYAFAALLTSGTAQTAPPFIPTIIGEGGQDWPAVAAGTTIFLVPILVFTILLRKQLLRGITFGAVRK comes from the coding sequence ATGAGCCTGACGTCAGCCCATTCGGTTGTCGCACCCTCGCCCACGTCGAAGCGTGTCGCCGGCACGATCATCGTGCTTTACGCGCTGATCTCGATAGTGCCGCTGCTGTGGATCTTCGCCACCAGCTTCAAGACACCGCCGGATTCGATCGCCTATCCGCCAAAGATCCTGTTCCAGCCGAGCCTCGAGGGCTACTGCAATTTGTTCTCGACCCGCACACGGCAGACACCGGAATACATCAACTCGCTGGGACCGGCGACGGGCGTCTGCGACGAGACAGTGCGCAAGCGCAACATGGTGATCGCCGGCCCGTCCAACTTCATGCCGCGCTTCATCAATTCGCTGATCATCGCCTTCGGCTCGACCTTCTGCGCGGTGTTCCTGGGCACGTTGTCGGCCTATGGCTTCTCGCGCTTCAAGGTGCCGCTGGCCGACGATCTCCTGTTCTTCATCCTGTCGACACGGATGATGCCGCCGATCGCGGTCGCTATTCCCATCTACCTGATGTACCGCGAGCTTGGCCTGTCGGACACCGCGCTCGGCATGATCCTGCTCTACACGGCGGTCAATGTGTCGCTCGCGGTGTGGCTGCTGAAGGGCTTCATCGACGAGATCCCGCGCGAGTACGAGGAAGCGGCGATGATCGACGGCTATACGCGGCTGCAGGCCTTCTGGCGCACCGTTCTGCCCCAGGCGACCACCGGCATTGCCGCGACAGCCATCTTCTGCCTGATCTTCGCCTGGAACGAGTATGCGTTCGCAGCACTGCTGACCTCGGGCACGGCGCAGACCGCACCGCCCTTCATCCCCACCATCATCGGCGAAGGTGGCCAGGACTGGCCGGCGGTCGCCGCGGGCACGACGATCTTCCTGGTGCCGATCCTGGTGTTCACCATCCTGCTTCGCAAGCAGTTGCTGCGCGGCATCACCTTCGGCGCGGTGCGCAAATGA
- a CDS encoding ABC transporter ATP-binding protein, with product MAEIRVEHLRKAFGDFVAVQDSSFVVGDGEFFVMLGPSGCGKTTTLRMIAGLELPTGGKILLGGEDVTMRRARERDIAFVFQLFALYPHMNVRKNIGFPLLAQGMRGIEIRQRVEETAKLLRIDHLLNKSVSGLAGGDRQRVALGRAIVRRPKCFLMDEPLGTLDTEFRDLMVHELRELHNRIRATTVYVTHDQMEAMSMADKIAVMNHGVIEQFGTPREIYDRPATMFVADFIGSPPMNFLGFGGGLSKGAREIVVQGAKVAVPEVREDIAPVDMALGIRPEHIRFDDASKLRGAIYGTEYLGTTQIVAVETSGGIIKARVPAEIRLNAGDHVGLVLSSARLSLFEKGSGRAVRTAIHDGATQGRAHHG from the coding sequence ATGGCGGAGATCAGGGTCGAGCATCTGAGAAAGGCATTCGGCGATTTCGTCGCCGTGCAGGATTCCAGCTTCGTCGTCGGGGATGGCGAGTTCTTCGTCATGCTGGGGCCGTCGGGTTGCGGCAAGACGACGACGTTGCGCATGATTGCCGGGCTCGAACTGCCGACCGGCGGCAAGATCCTGCTCGGTGGCGAGGACGTCACCATGCGGCGTGCCCGCGAGCGCGACATCGCCTTCGTCTTCCAGTTGTTCGCGCTCTATCCGCACATGAATGTGCGTAAGAACATCGGTTTCCCTTTGCTGGCGCAAGGCATGCGAGGCATCGAAATCCGCCAGCGCGTCGAAGAGACGGCGAAGCTGTTGCGCATCGACCATCTGCTCAACAAATCGGTCTCCGGCCTTGCCGGCGGTGATCGCCAGCGCGTCGCGCTCGGCCGCGCCATCGTGCGGCGGCCAAAATGCTTCCTGATGGACGAGCCGCTCGGCACGCTCGACACCGAATTCCGCGATCTCATGGTCCATGAGTTGCGCGAACTGCACAACCGCATCCGCGCCACCACGGTCTACGTCACGCATGACCAGATGGAAGCGATGTCGATGGCCGACAAGATCGCGGTTATGAACCACGGCGTCATCGAACAGTTCGGCACGCCGCGCGAAATCTACGACCGGCCGGCGACCATGTTCGTCGCCGATTTCATCGGCTCGCCGCCGATGAACTTTCTCGGCTTTGGCGGCGGGCTTTCAAAGGGTGCCAGGGAGATAGTGGTGCAAGGTGCCAAGGTGGCAGTGCCGGAGGTGCGCGAGGACATCGCGCCGGTCGACATGGCACTCGGCATCCGGCCGGAACACATCCGCTTCGACGACGCTTCAAAACTGCGCGGCGCCATCTATGGCACCGAATATCTCGGCACCACGCAGATCGTCGCGGTGGAGACCTCCGGCGGCATCATCAAGGCTCGGGTCCCGGCCGAAATCCGGCTCAATGCGGGCGATCATGTCGGCCTGGTGCTGAGCAGCGCTCGGCTGTCGCTGTTCGAGAAGGGCTCCGGACGCGCGGTGCGAACCGCAATCCATGACGGCGCCACGCAGGGAAGAGCGCATCATGGCTGA
- a CDS encoding ABC transporter ATP-binding protein, with the protein MADVQIKGVTKAFGEHVAVDTLDLHVADGEFVVLLGPTGAGKTTTLRLIAGLERPDTGSIYIGGRDATMLSPAERDTAFVFQQYSLYPHLSVYDNLAFPLRSPARRLSEDAVRRRVEDVAKMVRIHHKLNSRSTKLSGGEMQRVAIGRALVRKPSIYLMDEPLSSLDAKLRADLRLELKRIQAELGATMLYVTHDQIEAMTMADRIGILADGVLVQIGTPRTIYSEPANLHVAARLGQPAINLLPTGLLPDGDMPAGTKTIGARTEHLSIGKASNGPADGVVNWVEHLGDQNHLHVTVGSRKLVTLTDPDIQLEKGDRVIIRYRAPLFFDQAGNRIANR; encoded by the coding sequence ATGGCTGACGTGCAGATCAAAGGCGTGACAAAAGCCTTCGGCGAGCATGTCGCCGTGGACACTCTCGATCTGCACGTCGCCGACGGCGAATTCGTCGTGCTGCTCGGCCCGACCGGGGCCGGCAAGACGACGACGCTCAGACTTATCGCCGGACTGGAACGGCCTGATACGGGCTCAATCTATATCGGCGGCCGCGATGCGACAATGTTGTCGCCGGCCGAGCGCGACACCGCCTTCGTCTTCCAGCAATATTCGCTCTATCCGCATCTGTCGGTCTACGACAATTTGGCCTTTCCGCTGCGCTCGCCGGCGCGGCGGCTGAGCGAGGACGCGGTGCGCCGCCGCGTCGAGGATGTGGCCAAGATGGTGCGTATCCACCACAAGCTGAACAGCCGCTCCACCAAACTTTCCGGCGGCGAGATGCAGCGCGTCGCCATCGGGCGCGCCCTGGTGCGCAAGCCCTCGATCTATCTGATGGACGAGCCGCTGTCGTCGCTCGATGCCAAGCTGCGCGCCGACCTCCGGCTCGAGCTCAAGCGCATCCAGGCCGAGCTCGGCGCCACCATGCTTTATGTCACGCACGACCAGATCGAAGCGATGACGATGGCCGATCGCATCGGCATTCTCGCCGACGGCGTGCTGGTGCAGATCGGCACGCCACGCACCATCTACTCGGAGCCGGCAAACCTTCATGTCGCCGCAAGGCTCGGCCAGCCGGCGATCAATCTGTTGCCGACCGGCCTGCTGCCGGATGGCGATATGCCGGCGGGAACCAAAACGATCGGCGCGCGTACAGAACATCTGTCGATCGGCAAGGCATCGAATGGCCCCGCCGACGGCGTTGTTAACTGGGTCGAACATTTGGGCGACCAGAACCACCTGCATGTGACGGTGGGGAGCAGAAAGCTGGTGACGCTGACCGACCCCGACATCCAATTGGAAAAGGGCGACAGGGTGATTATCCGCTACCGGGCGCCGCTGTTCTTCGACCAGGCCGGCAATAGGATTGCAAACCGATGA
- the dhaL gene encoding dihydroxyacetone kinase subunit DhaL yields MDKVDLKTLISVTADTIAAHADELTALDQAIGDGDHGLNMKRGFEAVRAEAEGFAAKPLPEALKAIGTKLVMTVGGASGPLFGTLFMALGKEISAEPDRANLALAFGKAIEAVAARGKSQVGQKTMLDVLQPVHEALLQGKTAAEIADVVDRAADATVPMKALRGRASFLGDRSIGHMDAGGRSVALLVRAVTETIEGHA; encoded by the coding sequence ATGGACAAGGTTGATCTGAAGACACTGATATCCGTCACCGCCGACACGATTGCCGCCCACGCGGACGAACTGACCGCGCTCGACCAGGCGATCGGCGACGGCGACCATGGACTGAACATGAAGCGCGGCTTCGAGGCAGTGCGGGCGGAGGCCGAGGGGTTTGCTGCAAAGCCATTGCCGGAGGCGCTGAAGGCGATCGGCACCAAGCTGGTGATGACGGTGGGCGGGGCATCGGGACCGCTGTTCGGGACGCTGTTCATGGCGCTCGGCAAGGAGATTTCCGCAGAGCCGGACCGCGCCAATCTTGCTTTGGCTTTCGGCAAGGCAATCGAGGCGGTGGCAGCCAGGGGCAAGTCGCAGGTCGGGCAAAAGACCATGCTCGACGTGCTGCAGCCAGTGCATGAGGCGCTGTTGCAGGGAAAGACGGCAGCGGAAATCGCCGACGTCGTGGACCGTGCAGCCGATGCCACCGTGCCGATGAAGGCATTGCGTGGACGCGCTTCGTTCCTTGGCGACCGCTCGATCGGCCATATGGATGCCGGCGGGCGCTCGGTCGCGCTTCTGGTGCGGGCTGTCACTGAGACCATCGAGGGGCACGCATGA
- the dhaM gene encoding dihydroxyacetone kinase phosphoryl donor subunit DhaM, translating into MSNVGIVIVSHSPLVAEGTADMVRQMVGDEVPLAWCGGNGHGGLGTNVEAIMGAIDKAWSEAGVAILVDLGGAETNSEMAVEMIGEPRAHKIIVCNAPIVEGAVMAATEASGGASLREVAATAHELSPS; encoded by the coding sequence ATGAGCAATGTCGGCATCGTTATCGTATCGCATTCACCGCTGGTCGCCGAGGGCACGGCCGACATGGTGCGCCAGATGGTCGGCGACGAAGTGCCGCTTGCATGGTGCGGCGGAAACGGTCATGGCGGGCTGGGAACCAATGTCGAGGCGATCATGGGCGCGATTGACAAGGCCTGGTCGGAGGCGGGTGTCGCCATACTTGTCGATCTTGGCGGCGCCGAGACCAACAGCGAGATGGCGGTCGAGATGATCGGCGAGCCGCGCGCGCACAAGATCATCGTCTGCAATGCGCCGATCGTCGAGGGCGCGGTGATGGCGGCGACGGAGGCGTCCGGCGGCGCTTCGCTCAGGGAAGTGGCGGCGACAGCACACGAATTGTCGCCATCGTGA
- a CDS encoding HPr family phosphocarrier protein, whose product MSASAEATVLITHEVGLHARPSVKFTKLAKRFSAEVEVALAANGPWLDAKSIVKVMAAKAPKGTVLHIRARGDGAGEAVGALVELVRRDFDEGVDHARTA is encoded by the coding sequence ATGTCCGCATCCGCCGAAGCCACCGTTCTGATCACCCATGAGGTCGGCCTGCATGCGCGCCCTTCGGTGAAGTTCACCAAGCTCGCCAAGAGATTTTCGGCTGAGGTCGAAGTGGCGCTCGCCGCGAACGGGCCGTGGCTCGACGCCAAGAGCATCGTCAAGGTGATGGCGGCCAAGGCGCCGAAAGGCACGGTGCTGCATATCCGAGCGAGGGGTGACGGCGCCGGCGAGGCGGTCGGCGCGCTGGTCGAGCTGGTGCGGCGCGATTTCGACGAGGGCGTAGACCATGCCCGAACCGCTTAG
- the ptsP gene encoding phosphoenolpyruvate--protein phosphotransferase, which produces MPEPLRLQGISASAGYAEGPLFNLDPVVARYGRKATAADERLALETAIKAATGRLATLIEATRGDAADILEFQLAMLDDDALTGPAFAAIAAGQPADAAWRQALDAEIVGYETSDQDYFRARAADMRDIRDQVLRALTEDSDPAAPAGAIFYGEDIAPTRFLETDWSSGGGIALKAGSAASHVAMLARSRGVPMVVGLGAVGLGASPAHLAGVALLDAEHGGIILAPSRAEVEAFRRSSSSFAARRDRAETFLARPAVTKAGTAVRVQVSIADPSDVDNIDVSTCDGVGLMRTEFLFGKTLPDEETQYRAYRKVLEWAEGRPVTIRTVDAGGDKPVPGFTVAETNPFLGLRGIRLSLARPEVFRLQIRALLRAAAHGNLKVMFPMVAVRDEYERAAALFAEEQAALTARGVAQKMPPLGIMVEVPSVAIAPEAFTEVAFFSIGSNDLTQYVMAAARDNALVAHLNSIRHPAVLRLIASVAAFGRVQRIPVSLCGDAGGDPAAIPALIEAGLRDLSVVPAQLAMAKAAIADVSI; this is translated from the coding sequence ATGCCCGAACCGCTTAGGCTGCAGGGGATTTCGGCTTCGGCCGGCTATGCCGAAGGGCCGCTGTTCAACCTCGATCCGGTTGTCGCGCGCTATGGCCGTAAGGCGACCGCCGCGGACGAGAGGCTCGCGCTCGAAACGGCAATCAAGGCAGCGACAGGCCGGCTTGCGACGCTGATCGAAGCGACCAGGGGCGACGCCGCCGACATTCTCGAATTCCAGCTCGCCATGCTGGATGACGATGCGCTGACCGGCCCGGCCTTTGCCGCGATTGCCGCCGGCCAGCCGGCCGATGCGGCCTGGCGGCAAGCGCTCGACGCCGAAATTGTAGGCTACGAAACGTCAGACCAGGATTATTTCCGGGCGCGCGCCGCCGACATGCGCGACATCAGAGACCAGGTGCTGCGCGCGCTGACCGAGGACAGCGACCCTGCGGCGCCGGCAGGCGCTATCTTCTACGGCGAGGACATCGCGCCGACGCGCTTTCTCGAAACCGACTGGAGTTCCGGCGGCGGCATCGCACTGAAAGCGGGCAGTGCCGCCAGCCATGTCGCCATGCTGGCGCGCTCGCGCGGCGTGCCGATGGTCGTGGGGCTTGGGGCAGTCGGGCTCGGTGCTTCGCCGGCTCATCTTGCCGGCGTCGCCCTGCTTGATGCCGAGCATGGCGGCATCATTTTGGCGCCATCAAGGGCAGAGGTCGAGGCGTTCCGGCGATCATCGTCGTCTTTCGCGGCGCGTCGCGACAGGGCGGAAACTTTTTTGGCCCGGCCGGCGGTGACGAAAGCCGGCACGGCGGTGCGGGTGCAGGTCAGCATCGCCGATCCGTCCGATGTCGACAACATCGATGTCTCGACCTGCGACGGCGTCGGGCTGATGCGAACCGAGTTCCTGTTCGGCAAAACGCTGCCGGACGAGGAAACGCAGTATCGCGCCTACCGCAAGGTGCTCGAATGGGCTGAAGGCAGACCGGTGACCATTCGCACCGTCGACGCCGGCGGCGACAAGCCGGTGCCAGGCTTCACCGTGGCGGAAACTAATCCGTTCCTTGGCCTGCGCGGCATCAGGCTGTCGCTGGCAAGACCGGAGGTTTTTCGGCTGCAGATCAGGGCGCTGCTGCGCGCCGCCGCGCATGGCAATCTGAAGGTGATGTTCCCGATGGTCGCCGTTAGGGACGAGTATGAACGTGCCGCCGCGCTCTTCGCGGAAGAGCAGGCCGCGCTTACCGCGCGCGGCGTCGCGCAAAAAATGCCGCCGCTTGGCATCATGGTCGAGGTGCCGTCGGTGGCGATCGCTCCTGAGGCTTTTACCGAGGTCGCCTTCTTCTCGATCGGCTCGAACGACCTTACGCAGTATGTGATGGCGGCCGCGCGCGACAACGCGTTGGTTGCGCATCTCAATTCGATCAGGCATCCGGCCGTGCTTCGGCTGATCGCCTCGGTTGCGGCGTTCGGCCGCGTGCAAAGGATTCCGGTCAGCCTATGCGGCGACGCCGGCGGCGATCCGGCGGCAATCCCGGCGCTGATTGAGGCCGGCCTGCGCGACCTTTCCGTGGTTCCCGCCCAGCTCGCAATGGCCAAGGCGGCCATTGCGGACGTTTCGATCTAG
- the dhaK gene encoding dihydroxyacetone kinase subunit DhaK, whose amino-acid sequence MKKFLNSVDTVLTESLDGFVAAHADILALGDEHKFVRRRTLKPGKVALISGGGSGHEPLHGGLVGHGMLDAACPGQVFTSPTPDQMLAAAEAVNTGAGCLFIVKNYEGDVMNFEMAAEMSEGVMQVVTNDDVAVENSSYTTGRRGVAGTLVVEKIVGAAAEQGMALKPLKALGERVNGATRSMGVALTSCTVPAAGKPTFDIGDGEMEFGVGIHGEPGRRRDALKSADAIAEEICAAISGDLGDRAKGPALLFVNGFGGTPLMELYLMYNSARKIFEKNGVTVTRSLVGSYVTSLDMAGCSITLTMLDDETTALWDAPVHTAALRWGM is encoded by the coding sequence ATGAAGAAGTTTCTAAATTCTGTGGACACGGTGCTGACCGAAAGCCTCGATGGCTTCGTTGCCGCCCATGCCGACATACTGGCGCTTGGCGACGAGCATAAATTCGTGCGCCGCAGGACACTCAAGCCCGGCAAGGTGGCGCTGATCTCCGGCGGCGGCTCGGGCCACGAACCGCTGCATGGCGGGCTGGTCGGGCACGGCATGCTGGATGCCGCCTGCCCCGGCCAGGTGTTCACCTCGCCGACGCCGGACCAGATGCTGGCAGCCGCGGAAGCAGTCAACACCGGCGCCGGCTGCCTGTTCATCGTCAAGAACTACGAGGGCGATGTAATGAATTTCGAGATGGCCGCCGAAATGTCGGAGGGCGTGATGCAAGTGGTGACCAATGACGACGTCGCGGTCGAGAACTCCTCCTACACCACTGGCCGGCGCGGCGTTGCCGGCACGCTGGTGGTCGAGAAGATCGTCGGTGCCGCAGCCGAGCAAGGCATGGCACTGAAGCCGTTGAAGGCGCTCGGCGAGCGCGTCAATGGCGCAACGCGCTCTATGGGGGTTGCGCTGACCAGTTGCACCGTACCGGCCGCCGGCAAGCCGACCTTCGATATCGGCGACGGCGAGATGGAATTCGGCGTCGGCATCCATGGCGAACCCGGCCGCCGCCGCGACGCGTTGAAGAGCGCCGACGCCATCGCCGAGGAGATCTGCGCGGCGATATCAGGCGATCTCGGTGACAGGGCAAAAGGCCCGGCGCTGCTTTTCGTCAACGGCTTTGGCGGCACGCCGCTGATGGAGCTCTACCTGATGTACAACAGTGCCCGGAAAATCTTCGAGAAAAACGGCGTGACGGTCACTCGCTCACTGGTCGGGTCCTATGTGACATCGCTCGACATGGCCGGCTGTTCGATCACGCTGACCATGCTCGACGACGAGACGACCGCATTGTGGGACGCGCCGGTACATACGGCTGCGCTGCGCTGGGGGATGTAG
- a CDS encoding DUF2259 domain-containing protein codes for MKLRCKVGSAVLAAMLLVVASAAQAGDAAARRIIGFSPDGSYFAFEQYGTLDAGASDSGWSEIDIIDTRTDGFVGGKPIRIVDETEEATLTLDQARAQAAAQAAPILARYAIAPRGERTAVDRFTFPDDMVGYQDIARLEQVSQKWLSPSYDVLGISSIQLDQFLADSTTDCSSSFDETQQGATVGKGLGFRLTLQGLDGKAFKLLHQDKAVPGSRNCPTSYSLSESYAFTPDGKPAVLAVLVQRFSQGFEGRDAALSP; via the coding sequence ATGAAGTTGCGGTGCAAGGTTGGATCTGCCGTTTTGGCGGCGATGCTGTTGGTGGTCGCTTCCGCCGCTCAGGCCGGCGATGCGGCGGCACGGCGCATTATCGGCTTTTCGCCGGACGGTAGCTACTTCGCCTTCGAACAATACGGTACGCTCGACGCCGGCGCTTCGGATTCGGGCTGGTCGGAGATCGACATCATCGACACGCGCACCGATGGATTCGTCGGTGGTAAGCCGATCCGCATCGTCGACGAAACCGAGGAGGCGACGCTCACTCTCGATCAGGCGAGGGCACAGGCTGCCGCGCAGGCGGCACCGATCCTCGCCCGATATGCCATCGCGCCGCGCGGCGAGCGGACGGCTGTGGACAGGTTCACCTTTCCCGACGACATGGTCGGCTACCAAGATATTGCTCGCCTCGAGCAGGTTTCGCAGAAATGGCTTTCACCGAGCTATGACGTGCTTGGCATCTCTAGCATCCAGCTCGACCAGTTCCTGGCCGACAGCACGACGGATTGCTCGTCAAGCTTCGACGAGACGCAGCAAGGCGCCACAGTAGGCAAGGGGCTCGGTTTCCGCCTGACGCTGCAGGGACTGGATGGCAAGGCGTTCAAACTGCTGCATCAGGACAAGGCTGTGCCCGGCTCGAGGAATTGTCCGACTTCCTACAGCCTGTCGGAATCCTATGCATTCACCCCGGACGGCAAACCGGCTGTGCTTGCCGTGCTCGTGCAACGCTTCAGTCAGGGATTTGAAGGACGGGACGCCGCTTTATCGCCGTGA